In one window of Agrobacterium larrymoorei DNA:
- a CDS encoding SGNH/GDSL hydrolase family protein — MVKSVLCFGDSLTWGSDVENGGRHRHEDLWPSVLQKALGSEVHIIHEGLGGRTTAYDDHTGDCDRNGARLLPTILHSHAPLDLVIIMLGTNDMKPSIHGSAVMAMRGIERLVKLIRYHIWQVQDWDAPDILIVAPPMLCETANPVAAAVFRGAIDESAMLASVYRDLADEMECGFFDAGSVAKASPLDGIHLDAENTRAIGRGLEPVVRMLLGI, encoded by the coding sequence ATGGTGAAGTCGGTTCTCTGCTTTGGAGATTCCCTGACATGGGGTTCTGACGTGGAAAATGGCGGCCGGCATCGCCATGAGGACTTATGGCCGAGCGTCTTGCAAAAGGCGCTCGGCTCCGAAGTTCACATTATTCATGAAGGCCTCGGCGGTCGTACCACGGCGTATGACGATCATACCGGAGACTGCGACCGTAATGGTGCGCGGCTTTTGCCGACAATTCTACACAGCCATGCGCCGCTTGATCTCGTCATCATCATGCTCGGTACAAACGACATGAAGCCGTCTATTCACGGTTCTGCGGTCATGGCAATGCGCGGGATCGAGCGCCTGGTAAAGCTGATCCGATATCACATCTGGCAGGTTCAGGATTGGGACGCGCCGGATATTCTGATCGTAGCGCCGCCAATGTTATGTGAGACGGCGAACCCGGTTGCAGCAGCCGTTTTTCGCGGTGCCATAGATGAATCCGCGATGCTGGCATCCGTTTACCGTGATCTTGCCGATGAGATGGAGTGCGGCTTTTTCGATGCGGGATCGGTGGCCAAGGCCTCCCCGCTGGACGGCATTCATCTGGATGCAGAAAATACGCGTGCAATTGGTCGCGGGCTGGAGCCCGTGGTGCGCATGCTGCTTGGAATTTGA
- the lpdA gene encoding dihydrolipoyl dehydrogenase, translated as MAQSYDVIIIGSGPGGYVTAIRAAQLGLKTAIVEREHLGGICLNWGCIPTKALLRSAEVLDNANHSKNYGLKLEGTISADVKEVVARSRGVSARLNGGVGFLMKKNKIDVIWGEAKLTKPNEIVVGKTSKPIVQPQNPVPKGVLGEGTYTAKHIIVATGARPRALPGIEPDGKLIWTYFEAMKPDFMPKSIVVMGSGAIGIEFASFYRSMGVDVTVVELMANVMPVEDAEISAFARKQLEKRGLKIITEAKVSKVGKGANSITAHVETKDGKVQQITADRLISAVGVQGNIENLGLEALGVKTDRGCVVIDGHGKTNVPGVYAIGDVAGPPMLAHKAEHEGVICIEKIAGVPGVHPMDKNKIPGCTYCNPQVASVGLTEAKAKEQGREIRVGRYSFAANGKAIALGEDQGMVKTIFDKKTGELIGAHMVGAEVTELIQGFVVAMNLETTEEELMHTIFPHPTLSEMMKESVLDAYGRALNA; from the coding sequence ATGGCTCAATCTTATGACGTCATCATCATCGGCTCGGGTCCGGGCGGCTACGTTACGGCAATCCGCGCAGCACAGCTGGGTCTGAAGACGGCCATCGTGGAGCGCGAGCATCTGGGCGGCATCTGCCTCAACTGGGGCTGCATTCCCACCAAGGCGCTGCTGCGCTCGGCTGAAGTTCTCGATAATGCCAACCATTCCAAGAATTACGGCCTGAAGCTGGAAGGCACTATCAGCGCCGATGTGAAGGAAGTCGTGGCCCGTTCGCGTGGCGTTTCCGCCCGCCTCAATGGCGGCGTCGGCTTCCTGATGAAGAAAAACAAGATCGATGTGATCTGGGGCGAAGCCAAGCTCACCAAGCCGAACGAAATCGTCGTCGGCAAGACGTCCAAGCCCATCGTACAGCCGCAGAACCCGGTTCCGAAGGGCGTGCTGGGTGAGGGTACTTACACGGCCAAGCACATCATCGTTGCCACTGGCGCACGTCCACGCGCGCTGCCCGGCATTGAGCCGGATGGCAAGTTGATCTGGACTTATTTCGAAGCCATGAAGCCGGATTTCATGCCGAAGTCCATCGTCGTCATGGGTTCCGGTGCCATCGGCATCGAGTTTGCCTCCTTCTATCGCTCCATGGGCGTCGATGTGACCGTGGTCGAACTGATGGCGAATGTCATGCCGGTGGAAGATGCCGAGATTTCCGCATTCGCCCGCAAACAGCTTGAAAAGCGCGGCCTGAAGATCATCACCGAAGCCAAGGTTTCGAAGGTGGGCAAGGGTGCGAATTCCATCACCGCCCATGTCGAGACCAAGGATGGCAAGGTTCAGCAGATCACCGCGGATCGTCTGATCTCGGCTGTCGGCGTGCAGGGCAACATCGAAAACCTCGGTCTGGAAGCGCTGGGCGTGAAGACGGATCGCGGCTGCGTCGTCATTGACGGTCACGGCAAGACGAACGTGCCGGGCGTTTACGCCATCGGCGACGTTGCCGGCCCGCCAATGCTGGCCCACAAGGCCGAGCATGAAGGCGTTATCTGCATCGAAAAGATCGCCGGTGTTCCGGGTGTTCACCCGATGGACAAGAACAAGATTCCGGGCTGCACCTATTGCAACCCGCAGGTCGCCTCCGTCGGTCTGACGGAAGCCAAGGCAAAGGAGCAGGGCCGCGAAATCCGCGTTGGCCGTTACTCCTTCGCGGCCAACGGCAAGGCGATTGCGCTGGGTGAAGATCAGGGCATGGTCAAGACCATCTTCGACAAGAAGACGGGCGAATTGATCGGTGCTCACATGGTGGGTGCGGAAGTCACTGAACTGATCCAGGGTTTCGTCGTAGCGATGAACCTCGAGACCACGGAAGAAGAATTGATGCACACCATCTTCCCGCATCCGACACTGTCTGAAATGATGAAGGAAAGCGTGCTCGACGCTTACGGTCGCGCGCTCAACGCTTGA
- a CDS encoding GlsB/YeaQ/YmgE family stress response membrane protein: MSIATEAWVVFLLIGLVAGFLASLVVGGGGLIGCLLSGVIGAFVGGYLFNAFGISPGIENALVVQIIHATVGAIIVTLIARLIA, translated from the coding sequence ATGTCGATTGCAACGGAAGCCTGGGTAGTTTTTCTTCTGATCGGCCTCGTCGCCGGTTTTCTCGCCAGCCTCGTCGTTGGCGGCGGTGGCTTGATCGGGTGCCTGTTGAGCGGCGTGATCGGCGCATTTGTCGGTGGTTATCTTTTCAACGCATTCGGCATCTCGCCCGGTATCGAAAATGCGCTGGTGGTACAGATCATTCATGCCACGGTGGGTGCCATCATCGTAACGCTTATTGCAAGGCTGATCGCCTGA
- a CDS encoding GlsB/YeaQ/YmgE family stress response membrane protein, with translation MESVGWIAAIIIGGLAGWLAGKLMDMRFGIFMNIILGIVGSVVAIAVLKSFHVFVEDSRLGYFVTSFLGASLLLFLAKLVRR, from the coding sequence ATGGAAAGTGTAGGCTGGATAGCCGCAATCATCATCGGCGGCTTGGCCGGTTGGCTTGCGGGCAAGCTCATGGATATGCGCTTCGGCATTTTCATGAACATCATTCTCGGCATTGTCGGGTCGGTCGTGGCGATTGCTGTTTTGAAGTCCTTCCATGTTTTCGTGGAAGATAGCCGCCTCGGCTACTTCGTCACATCTTTCTTGGGCGCGAGCCTTCTGTTATTCCTCGCCAAGCTCGTCAGGCGTTAA
- the lipA gene encoding lipoyl synthase, which produces MVTILDRMSQPDEKRIRHPEKAHKPDTEVARKPEWIRVKAPTSKGYHETRELVRSHKLVTVCEEAGCPNIGECWEKKHATFMIMGEICTRACAFCNVSTGKPNPLDMAEPENVAKAVKQMGLSHVVITSVDRDDLEDGGAEHFEKVIWAIRAASPNTTIEILTPDFLKKPGALERVVAAKPDVFNHNMETVPGNYLTVRPGARYFHSVRLLQRVKELDPTMFTKSGIMVGLGEERNEVLQLMDDLRSADVDFLTIGQYLQPTRKHHKVEAFVTPEEFKSYETIAYTKGFLMVSSSPLTRSSHHAGDDFERLRANREKKLLAAAE; this is translated from the coding sequence ATGGTCACTATTCTCGACAGGATGTCCCAACCGGATGAAAAGCGCATCCGCCACCCGGAGAAGGCTCACAAGCCGGATACGGAAGTTGCGCGCAAGCCGGAATGGATCCGCGTAAAGGCGCCCACCTCCAAGGGGTACCACGAGACGCGTGAACTGGTGCGCAGTCACAAGCTGGTGACAGTGTGCGAAGAGGCTGGCTGTCCGAATATCGGCGAGTGCTGGGAAAAGAAGCACGCGACCTTCATGATCATGGGCGAAATCTGCACCCGCGCCTGTGCCTTCTGCAACGTCTCCACCGGCAAGCCAAATCCTCTGGATATGGCCGAGCCTGAAAACGTCGCCAAGGCTGTCAAGCAGATGGGCCTCAGCCACGTCGTCATTACGTCCGTGGACCGTGACGATCTGGAAGATGGCGGGGCCGAGCATTTCGAAAAGGTGATATGGGCCATCCGCGCAGCATCGCCCAACACGACCATCGAAATCCTGACGCCCGACTTCCTCAAGAAGCCCGGCGCGCTGGAACGCGTTGTGGCGGCCAAGCCCGACGTCTTCAACCACAACATGGAAACCGTCCCCGGCAATTACCTCACCGTCCGTCCGGGCGCGCGTTACTTCCACTCCGTCCGCCTGCTTCAGCGCGTGAAAGAACTGGACCCCACCATGTTCACCAAGTCCGGCATCATGGTCGGCCTCGGTGAAGAGCGCAACGAAGTGCTGCAGCTGATGGACGACCTGCGCAGCGCCGACGTGGACTTCCTGACCATCGGCCAATACCTCCAGCCGACCCGCAAGCACCACAAGGTCGAAGCATTTGTCACGCCGGAAGAGTTCAAGTCCTACGAGACCATCGCCTACACCAAGGGCTTCCTCATGGTCTCCTCCAGCCCGCTAACCCGCTCGTCCCATCACGCTGGCGATGACTTCGAACGCCTGCGCGCCAACCGCGAGAAGAAGCTGCTGGCTGCTGCGGAGTAA
- a CDS encoding type II toxin-antitoxin system Phd/YefM family antitoxin: MSTMSVADAKSGFASLVDEAANGGFVTITRHGKPAAMLVSIEAGEAAKRALKKPRPNFGDFLMSYPGPADLDRNPSKMREIDFE; the protein is encoded by the coding sequence ATGTCAACGATGAGCGTCGCAGATGCAAAATCGGGTTTTGCCAGTCTGGTCGATGAAGCGGCCAATGGCGGATTCGTTACAATTACCCGTCATGGAAAGCCGGCAGCGATGCTCGTCAGCATCGAGGCCGGAGAGGCTGCGAAAAGAGCTTTAAAGAAACCTAGGCCGAACTTTGGCGATTTTCTAATGTCGTATCCCGGCCCGGCGGACCTTGATCGAAACCCCTCGAAAATGAGAGAAATCGATTTTGAGTAA
- a CDS encoding type II toxin-antitoxin system VapC family toxin → MSNGLLIDTNIISLFSPDQKEKPSDDVKAWFHEQGEGDKLYLSTMTIAEIEKGTRSLHRRGGTERAKRLNAWLDFIVESFDDRILDVDPIVARIAGALEDAAIAKGRHPGLGDVIIAATAKAYDLTVITANMKHFIPLGVACDLPAIFKPTKENEIKTPLF, encoded by the coding sequence TTGAGTAATGGTCTGCTGATCGACACCAATATTATTTCCTTGTTCTCGCCAGACCAAAAGGAAAAGCCGTCGGACGATGTGAAAGCTTGGTTCCATGAACAGGGAGAAGGTGATAAACTTTACCTTTCAACTATGACCATTGCCGAAATTGAAAAGGGCACGCGAAGCCTTCACCGTCGCGGAGGGACCGAACGAGCGAAGCGCCTGAACGCGTGGCTTGATTTCATCGTGGAGTCCTTTGATGATCGCATATTGGATGTTGATCCAATTGTGGCCCGGATCGCGGGAGCGCTGGAAGATGCTGCTATTGCAAAGGGTCGACATCCCGGCTTAGGGGATGTGATCATTGCTGCTACAGCGAAGGCTTATGACCTGACCGTAATCACGGCCAATATGAAACATTTTATTCCGCTCGGAGTGGCTTGCGATCTCCCGGCGATATTCAAGCCGACGAAAGAAAATGAGATCAAGACCCCTCTATTTTGA
- a CDS encoding DMT family transporter, translated as MNKTGLGVFYGMLAGALWGGIFLAPKLIPAGFTPLQLSSARYLTYGVIALILIGPKMRRISAHFGRAEWGALIWLSLIGNLIYYVFISTAVQMSGVAFTSIIIGFLPVAVTIIGSRDHGAVSLKRLWPSLLFGAIGIVGISWQSLTESGASLDTSKLIGLAAAIGALASWTAFAVGNARWLTKLHHVSADEWNLMTGVVTGGLALILAIPAFALGGSSHAQSDWLQFTLVAMALGFSASILGNAFWNRMSRLLPLTMVGQMILFETLFALLYGFLWEQRGPTVIESVAIVSVVVSVLLCMQAHRPEKVHG; from the coding sequence ATGAACAAGACGGGTTTGGGCGTATTTTACGGAATGCTGGCGGGTGCGCTGTGGGGCGGCATCTTTCTGGCACCGAAGCTTATCCCGGCTGGCTTCACGCCGCTGCAACTCTCATCCGCGCGCTATCTGACCTATGGCGTGATAGCGCTGATCCTGATTGGCCCTAAAATGCGGCGCATATCCGCGCATTTCGGCAGAGCGGAATGGGGTGCCCTGATCTGGCTGAGCCTCATCGGCAACCTGATCTACTACGTCTTCATTTCGACGGCGGTACAAATGAGCGGCGTCGCCTTTACCTCCATCATCATCGGGTTCCTGCCGGTGGCAGTAACGATCATCGGAAGCCGCGACCATGGCGCGGTTTCCCTGAAGCGCCTATGGCCCTCATTGCTTTTCGGCGCCATCGGCATTGTCGGCATTTCGTGGCAATCCCTGACAGAAAGCGGCGCTTCGCTTGATACCTCGAAACTGATCGGGCTTGCCGCAGCCATCGGTGCGCTGGCTTCATGGACGGCCTTCGCGGTTGGCAATGCACGGTGGCTCACAAAACTGCACCATGTCAGCGCCGACGAATGGAACCTCATGACCGGCGTCGTCACCGGCGGCCTCGCGCTCATCCTCGCCATCCCCGCTTTCGCTTTGGGCGGCAGCTCCCACGCACAGTCCGACTGGCTCCAGTTCACACTGGTCGCCATGGCCCTCGGCTTCTCAGCCTCCATCCTCGGCAACGCCTTCTGGAACCGCATGAGCAGGCTTCTGCCACTGACGATGGTCGGACAGATGATCCTGTTCGAAACGCTTTTCGCCCTGCTCTATGGGTTCTTGTGGGAACAACGCGGTCCAACGGTGATCGAGAGCGTGGCGATCGTTTCCGTGGTCGTGAGCGTGCTTCTGTGCATGCAGGCGCATCGGCCTGAGAAAGTGCATGGTTGA
- a CDS encoding helix-turn-helix transcriptional regulator: protein MRLASADLRSYSAEKPPERHGFVQIVLPLSGHLEIDVRGLQENLSPAKGVLIQGNTPHSQRASGNNHSLIVDLDEELVPERTLETFASSPYIDLSRHSISLAHHMRFSLTNGDGDPETVRLWAELLVGSFTDKKPDMASRLLTLKRMIEIDPFQPWTVEHMAQQTEISTSRLHALFRDYFDATPHFWLADARMKKICALLSDSALPIAEIAQRAGFSDQTALTRAMKKSLGTTPAAYRRNRFS, encoded by the coding sequence ATGCGCCTGGCATCCGCCGACCTTCGCTCCTACTCTGCCGAGAAGCCGCCGGAGCGGCACGGCTTCGTACAGATCGTGTTGCCGCTTTCCGGGCATCTCGAAATCGATGTTCGTGGCTTGCAGGAAAATCTCTCCCCCGCCAAAGGCGTGCTGATCCAAGGCAATACCCCACATAGCCAGCGGGCTTCAGGCAACAATCATTCGCTTATCGTTGATCTGGACGAGGAACTCGTGCCAGAGCGAACGCTTGAGACATTCGCCTCCTCGCCCTACATCGACCTTTCCCGGCATTCCATTTCTCTTGCCCACCACATGCGGTTCTCTTTGACGAATGGTGACGGCGATCCTGAGACAGTGCGCCTCTGGGCGGAGCTTCTGGTCGGCAGTTTCACTGACAAAAAGCCGGATATGGCATCTCGCCTTCTTACACTGAAGCGAATGATCGAGATCGATCCATTTCAGCCATGGACGGTGGAGCATATGGCTCAACAAACGGAAATCAGCACGAGCCGCCTTCACGCACTGTTTCGTGATTACTTCGACGCCACCCCACACTTCTGGCTGGCCGATGCGCGGATGAAGAAGATTTGCGCTTTGCTGTCGGATTCCGCCTTGCCGATTGCGGAAATCGCCCAACGCGCCGGTTTCTCCGACCAGACGGCCCTCACCCGCGCCATGAAAAAGTCACTCGGCACCACCCCTGCCGCCTATCGCCGCAACCGATTTTCCTGA
- a CDS encoding ATPase AAA yields MIIVKETQHAATIIRQASRIVVIGCAGNGKSTLSDIISRRLGMPHISCDRDIFWLPGWKLRPREEVIDRMTAFVDQDCWIIDGNSPGTLPVRLPRTDAVIWLRFPRWVSLWSVLKRWLRYRGQVRPEMAEGCPEKIDAKFLSYIWHFETRESPEIQMHLEAAREDMPVIILRSYRDTDRFVAHLESITAGRTER; encoded by the coding sequence ATGATCATTGTTAAAGAGACGCAACATGCTGCAACGATTATTCGACAGGCTTCCCGCATTGTTGTGATTGGCTGCGCTGGTAACGGCAAGAGCACGCTAAGCGACATCATCTCCCGCCGACTTGGAATGCCGCATATTTCCTGCGATCGGGATATCTTCTGGCTGCCCGGCTGGAAGTTGCGGCCACGAGAGGAAGTCATCGACCGGATGACTGCCTTTGTGGATCAGGATTGCTGGATCATCGACGGCAACAGCCCCGGCACGTTGCCCGTGCGGTTGCCGCGAACGGATGCCGTAATCTGGCTGCGATTTCCGCGCTGGGTCTCGCTTTGGAGCGTGCTGAAAAGATGGCTGCGCTATCGCGGCCAGGTGCGTCCGGAAATGGCGGAAGGATGCCCGGAAAAGATCGATGCCAAATTTCTTTCCTACATCTGGCACTTCGAAACGCGGGAATCACCCGAAATTCAAATGCATCTGGAAGCCGCAAGAGAAGACATGCCGGTCATCATTCTGAGAAGCTACAGGGATACGGATCGATTCGTGGCACATCTTGAGTCCATCACAGCGGGGCGGACCGAGCGATAG
- a CDS encoding ATPase AAA, with protein sequence MPNFIEDAAEAAQLIDKASRVMVVGSSGAGKTTISRRIATHLGADYFSIDRDVRWLPNWNQREKEEQHRIINDIIVGDRWVLDGSNPSTFNVRLPRTDIVIWMRLPRWTCLTGIARRVARNYGRVRADMADGCREPFPNMEFLTYVWTFEQRQTPIFIRNFDLYGPEVPIFQVKSREEAGRLLDLLGAAH encoded by the coding sequence ATGCCGAATTTCATTGAGGATGCCGCAGAGGCGGCGCAACTGATTGATAAAGCATCTCGCGTAATGGTCGTCGGCTCCTCCGGGGCGGGGAAGACGACCATCTCGCGGAGGATTGCCACGCATCTGGGCGCGGACTATTTCTCCATAGACCGGGATGTGCGTTGGTTGCCCAATTGGAACCAGCGGGAAAAGGAAGAGCAGCACCGCATCATAAACGATATTATCGTGGGCGACCGCTGGGTGCTGGATGGCAGCAATCCTTCCACCTTTAATGTGCGTTTGCCGCGAACGGATATCGTTATCTGGATGCGCCTGCCACGGTGGACGTGTCTGACGGGTATCGCCCGCCGGGTTGCGCGGAACTACGGCAGGGTGCGCGCCGATATGGCGGATGGTTGCCGCGAGCCCTTTCCCAATATGGAGTTCCTGACCTACGTCTGGACATTCGAGCAGCGTCAAACACCGATTTTCATTCGGAACTTCGATCTCTATGGTCCGGAGGTTCCGATATTTCAGGTAAAATCGCGAGAGGAAGCCGGTCGCCTCCTTGATCTTCTGGGTGCTGCGCATTAA
- a CDS encoding type II toxin-antitoxin system RatA family toxin — MPHFETRRLVKHSPDRMYALVADVEKYPEFLPLCEGLTVRSRKERDGKSLLVADMTVGYKAIRETFTTQVLLKPEEHAIDVKYLDGPFKYLDNRWRFEPAPDGGCSVYFFIDYEFKSRLLGAVMGSMFDRAFRMFAEAFEARADRIYTD, encoded by the coding sequence ATGCCGCACTTCGAAACACGCCGCCTTGTCAAACACTCTCCTGACCGGATGTACGCCCTCGTCGCCGATGTGGAGAAATACCCTGAATTCCTGCCGCTCTGCGAAGGGTTGACCGTTCGCTCCAGGAAGGAGCGGGATGGAAAATCGCTGCTCGTGGCGGATATGACGGTGGGCTACAAGGCCATTCGCGAAACCTTCACGACACAGGTTCTTCTGAAGCCGGAAGAGCATGCCATCGATGTGAAGTATCTCGACGGTCCGTTCAAATATCTCGACAATCGCTGGCGTTTCGAACCTGCGCCGGATGGCGGCTGCTCGGTTTACTTCTTCATCGATTACGAGTTCAAGAGCCGGTTGCTCGGCGCCGTCATGGGATCCATGTTCGACAGGGCATTTCGCATGTTTGCCGAAGCCTTCGAGGCGCGCGCCGACCGGATTTATACGGACTGA
- a CDS encoding CinA family protein, protein MSIFPGDIEEQARQIIAEFSAKNIMVSTAESCTGGLIAGALTEIAGSSAVVDRGFVTYTNQAKMEMLGVSEATLAAYGAVSKETALQMAHGALFRSRAKISVAVTGIAGPGGGSDHKPVGLVHLAAKSRDGGLIHREMRYGDIGRDQVRLATVRTALEMVLELSQSV, encoded by the coding sequence GTGAGCATTTTCCCCGGCGATATCGAAGAACAGGCCCGCCAGATCATCGCGGAGTTCTCGGCTAAAAACATCATGGTTTCAACCGCCGAAAGTTGCACGGGCGGGCTGATTGCCGGGGCTTTGACAGAAATCGCGGGGTCATCTGCGGTCGTGGATCGCGGTTTCGTAACCTATACGAACCAGGCCAAGATGGAGATGCTTGGTGTCAGCGAAGCGACGCTTGCAGCCTATGGTGCCGTTTCAAAGGAAACCGCGTTGCAGATGGCGCATGGCGCGCTGTTTCGCTCTCGGGCCAAAATCTCTGTCGCGGTGACGGGAATTGCAGGTCCCGGCGGCGGGTCGGATCATAAGCCGGTCGGCCTTGTGCATCTTGCAGCCAAAAGCCGGGACGGTGGATTGATCCATCGCGAAATGCGCTATGGCGATATTGGACGCGATCAGGTCCGCTTGGCGACTGTCAGAACCGCGCTTGAGATGGTGCTGGAACTGTCTCAGTCCGTATAA
- a CDS encoding bifunctional 2-C-methyl-D-erythritol 4-phosphate cytidylyltransferase/2-C-methyl-D-erythritol 2,4-cyclodiphosphate synthase — MKIGVVVVAAGRGERAGSPEEGPKQYRLIGGRPVIEHTLKTFLEWPQDTAIVVVIHPDDVTLFEPIAQRRGATESLHVVTGGKTRQQSVLAGLEALEAEGVTHVMIHDAVRPFINADLLDRVAAKLSEGAEAVLPAMPVTDTLKRGEAGLVRETVPRDGLFSAQTPQSFAFSAILSAHRAAAASGKSDFTDDASIAEWAGLAVTLVEGSVDNVKLTLKRDIAMADEKLLAALPDVRTGNGYDVHQLEPGDGVTLCGIFIPHDQKLKGHSDADVALHALTDALLATCGAGDIGDHFPPSDPQWKGAPSRIFLEHAAKVVRENGGTIMNADVSLIAEAPRVGPHRQAMRENLSDILGISLDRCSVKATTNEMIGFVGRREGIAAIATATVVYQRRPL; from the coding sequence GTGAAAATCGGTGTCGTCGTCGTGGCCGCAGGGCGCGGAGAGCGTGCGGGCTCCCCCGAAGAAGGGCCAAAGCAATATCGCCTGATCGGCGGCAGGCCGGTCATCGAGCATACGCTGAAGACGTTTCTGGAATGGCCGCAAGACACTGCAATTGTAGTTGTCATTCACCCCGACGACGTCACTCTCTTCGAGCCGATTGCGCAGCGCCGCGGAGCAACGGAAAGTCTCCATGTGGTGACTGGCGGCAAGACACGCCAGCAATCCGTGCTGGCCGGTCTCGAAGCGCTGGAAGCTGAAGGCGTGACGCATGTCATGATCCATGATGCCGTGCGCCCCTTCATCAACGCCGATTTACTCGACCGGGTAGCTGCAAAACTATCCGAAGGTGCAGAGGCGGTACTGCCCGCAATGCCTGTTACGGATACGTTGAAGCGCGGCGAGGCCGGGCTGGTTCGTGAGACGGTTCCGCGCGATGGCCTGTTTTCGGCCCAAACGCCGCAATCATTTGCTTTCAGCGCAATTCTGTCCGCTCATCGCGCCGCTGCCGCATCCGGCAAAAGCGATTTTACCGACGATGCGTCCATAGCCGAATGGGCGGGCCTTGCCGTTACCCTCGTTGAGGGTTCGGTCGATAACGTGAAACTGACATTGAAGCGGGATATTGCCATGGCTGACGAAAAACTCTTAGCGGCGCTGCCGGATGTTCGCACCGGAAATGGTTACGACGTCCACCAATTGGAGCCCGGCGATGGCGTAACGCTTTGCGGCATCTTCATTCCGCATGATCAAAAGCTCAAAGGCCATTCCGATGCGGATGTCGCTCTCCATGCCCTCACCGACGCGCTCCTCGCCACCTGCGGCGCTGGCGATATTGGCGACCATTTCCCGCCTTCCGATCCGCAATGGAAGGGCGCCCCTTCACGAATTTTTCTGGAGCATGCGGCCAAGGTCGTTCGGGAAAATGGCGGCACCATCATGAATGCCGATGTCTCGCTGATTGCAGAGGCTCCCCGCGTCGGCCCTCACCGGCAGGCCATGCGCGAAAATCTGTCGGATATTCTTGGCATCTCGCTTGACCGCTGTTCCGTCAAAGCCACGACCAATGAGATGATCGGCTTTGTTGGCCGCCGCGAAGGCATCGCCGCCATTGCCACGGCAACCGTCGTCTACCAACGGAGGCCGCTGTGA
- the dusB gene encoding tRNA dihydrouridine synthase DusB: protein MKDHQLPLPALSDPFQIGSVAIRNRAVLAPMSGVTDLPFRQLAWRFGAGLVVTEMVASRELVANKGESWARLKNAGMTPHMVQLAGREAHWMAEAAKIAADNGADIIDINMGCPAKKVTGGYSGSALMRDPDHALGMIEATVKAVDVPVTVKMRLGWDENSLNAPEIASRAEAAGAQLITIHGRTRMQFYEGRADWDAIRAVCDVISVPLIANGDVETAHDVSEILRRSGADAVMVGRGAQGQPWLPAVLAGHDAPAREAIADIAVEHYEMMLEFYGVEAGLRHARKHLGWYLDRFAPEMQPGDKGLIMTSKNTSEVIAILRSALESSAERAAARKAA from the coding sequence ATGAAAGATCACCAATTGCCTCTTCCGGCGCTGTCAGACCCGTTCCAGATTGGCTCTGTCGCTATACGTAACAGAGCGGTGCTTGCGCCCATGTCGGGCGTCACCGATCTGCCATTTCGTCAACTTGCCTGGCGCTTCGGCGCCGGTTTGGTCGTGACCGAAATGGTGGCCAGCCGTGAGCTTGTTGCGAACAAGGGTGAATCCTGGGCGCGATTGAAAAATGCGGGCATGACGCCGCATATGGTGCAGCTTGCCGGGCGCGAGGCGCACTGGATGGCCGAGGCCGCGAAGATCGCGGCGGATAACGGTGCGGATATTATCGATATCAATATGGGTTGTCCGGCCAAGAAGGTGACGGGCGGTTATTCCGGCTCCGCCCTTATGCGAGATCCGGACCATGCGCTCGGCATGATCGAGGCGACGGTGAAGGCGGTCGATGTGCCCGTGACGGTCAAAATGCGTCTCGGCTGGGACGAAAACTCCCTCAATGCCCCGGAAATCGCGTCCCGCGCGGAGGCGGCGGGTGCGCAGCTCATCACCATTCATGGCCGCACGCGCATGCAGTTTTATGAGGGCAGGGCGGATTGGGACGCCATCCGCGCTGTCTGCGACGTCATCTCCGTGCCGCTGATTGCCAATGGCGATGTCGAAACGGCGCATGATGTAAGCGAGATACTGCGCCGCTCCGGCGCCGATGCGGTGATGGTGGGGCGCGGTGCGCAGGGCCAGCCGTGGCTGCCAGCGGTTCTGGCGGGGCACGATGCACCAGCGCGCGAAGCCATCGCGGACATCGCCGTGGAACATTATGAGATGATGCTGGAATTTTATGGTGTAGAGGCCGGGCTTCGCCATGCGCGCAAACATCTCGGCTGGTATCTGGACCGGTTCGCGCCGGAGATGCAGCCGGGCGACAAGGGGCTGATCATGACATCGAAAAATACGAGCGAAGTGATCGCAATTCTCCGATCCGCTCTGGAAAGCAGCGCCGAACGTGCCGCTGCAAGGAAGGCCGCATGA